One Alnus glutinosa chromosome 13, dhAlnGlut1.1, whole genome shotgun sequence genomic window, AAGCACAAGAAATTTCCCATGCTCAATGAAATTGGGCAGTGAATGTGAACCCCTCTGCTGATGCAGTTCACATTGGCTCTTATGCTAACCGATTCAGTATGGTGTAGTGGGTAATAGAATTAACAAACACAACTTGCAATTCTTCcacaaaatcaagaaaattcAAGGATTTGTAGGTAAATAGAAGAAAATTCATCCTTagggagttttttttattattttatttttattttcatcgaAAAAACTAAGAATAATAACATCAACTTTGTGATCAAGCCATCTTTATTAGGCTTAAGTAGAAATAGGGTCACAACCATAAAGAAACAATTACAAAACTGTCATGTCGCAATCTCGTTTGAACTAAACAGAATATCGTTCGACATAAACCCTTCTGGAACAATTTCTTCAACTGAGACATCGATCAATGCTCTCGAGAATTAGTATTGGTGGCCCTCATCAACTCGGTTGAGCGAACTTCGTCCAAGTTATCGACTAAACTTCCTTAAATAGACTTTCTTGTATATTTGGACAGACAATTTTGACTTAGCGTGCATTTAGAATTTCGATTTCGTAggtaaaaagtgtaattttaaactaaattgaaaataaatcgttcgaaaattgcgtttttaaaaaattgcgatttgaaaacatagaaaactgttttttcaaatcacaggcaaaattgtgtttttttaaaaatacagaattttaaaagctaacttgcgattttattaaatatttaactgcatttttaaaaattaatttttcaaattgcacaatTTGAAATCGTAAATCCAAATAAACCATTAgtaaacattaaaaattaaaaaattctcataaaatatgaatttataGCCCTTAAATAAAATTCCTAATGCCACCAAGATTGTTTTCAAGCAACATTAAAATCACAGAATATGGTTattataaaagattttttttttaaaaaaaaaaaactatcatgAAAAATTCTGTACATACAACGTGGCAATTATATTTCAAAcactcaaataaataaatcagtcaACAGATGGAATCTGTCCCCAACAAATCCATAATGCTGAAGACatgtttaggaaaaaaataataaataatcgtGATAAAATAAACACGTGGCAGTGGGTGGAGAGGGAAGTACGCTATTGTGGGACCAAGAAAAATGCCACAAGGGACAGATTTGAATTGAATCTTTAATCTACGACACGAAAATGAGGTGCATCGACATCAATGACTTCGTGATTTCCAAGGAGAAAGAGTGATTGTTGTAAGTGTGTGTTGGAAGTAGAGAGAGAAGTagagaatctctctctctctctctctctctctctctctctcatctgaTCCTGACTCCCCTTTTTTACTCTGCGCTCTGCCTCTCCTTTAACATaaagaaaaatactttttaCTGTTCTGGGCTTCCCACTTTTCCCACTTCTCTGACCAATAAAAGACACCATTTACCCCCCTTCACACAACAAATGATCCACTGCCCCATGCACCTTTCAATGGATTAACCCACATTTTATTatgcttaacaaaataaataattaccaCTCACAAGTCACAAACCATTCCTAAACactatacaaattaaaaaagtttaacCTACCGGACCACTcacaatatatttttctttacaacTTCTTCCCATTtttaaatgtataaaaaaaaaatcatttataacctactattttttattatttttacaattaagtaatcaaacttttgaaattgtcaatttatgatatttatccttacaattttttttaaaaaattcaagaataaatatttttataaattccgttaaattttaaccaacgattcaatctttgcaattttttttcttaaaaaaaggaggaagattgaaaattttaaaaagatttaacgaaaaattctaacgaatgcttgaaattaaaaaaaggataCCGAAAATTAACACTTTCTAAAGtttttgagtacttaattataagtaaagttttctaaaaaaaaaatctgaaaaaaaaacaaatcacaaataGTGGGCATACAACAACCTTCCCATTGCTTCTTTAAACATTGGATATGATATCATGTATGATATCATGCTTTAGTGCTCCACAATGCATTGGAAAAAACTTTAGCTTCTAACTTCCTTATCcattaacacaaaatatttcttTCACAACTTCACTTTTTGTGTTGAGATTTTGTAAACAATATAAGATAAAGAGTTtgtatttgtaaagaaataatattttaataacatagaaaaaaaaaattcatcaaagaGGTTGTAAAACTGACCATATAGGTTACCATATTTTGCTGCGACccaaaacttcacaaaatttgaaaaaaaaccctaaaattcgATACGAATCTAACACAAAATTTGCGAATTAAGATTTCAAAGCcttacccatttaattaaacagattgaattgaaattgacctatataatcttattacCGACAACCGTCAAGGATCGTCActctttacccaaaaaaaaaaaagaaaagaaagttgaTTATAATGCTCATCATCATAGTATCAACGAATAGTAAATAAACACAATGAAAGCCATATGACTGGTGTTTCAGGAAGTGGGCTAAGTGCTGCTGCTACTGATGACTacaaagttatatatatatatatatagagagagagagatagatacAAAGATTTGATTCTGCTTTCACTTTCAAGGAAAGATGAGCTTTACACATCTGCTCTACCACTCACTCGGTCGTCTTTCAATAGACATGAGACAACTCTTTTCCTCCaccaaattttcttctttttcgggGAGTTTTATAAAAAGCATTTACAAAGAACAaagcagatatatatatatatatataatatctcaTTTTCTTGACTTCAAAGATCGAACCGATCGTGACAGCAACTCACCACTTTAGACCAACCCGCTTCCTTCCTCTGCCCCACTATTTCTCATGCGAGGGATCGCTCACAGACCGTGACAGTAGAGAAGACTCCGAATCTAAGTAAAAACAATACAGAACAAAATATCACGTTTTACgataattgttaattaattaattaattaatcaaggtTTTTACTTTAAAGGGCCAATAATAAAGAAGTTTaagaacaccaaaacaaaagaataaaaaaataaagggtggGATTTGATATGATTACCTCTCGAGGCATTGAAGGACCGCTTGCAATGCAGAATGGCGCTCTGGATCCCGTCTTGTTGCTGCAACAGCGAATCGTCTCTCCTTTTCGACGCAATAGGTCCCGTCGGCGCTGCGGCCACTGCCGCTGACGAAGCGGACCGGCTCTTCCCCAAGTGCTTGCACACCACTCTCAgcttttgactgatcttcacATTGTTGGCCAAGCCCTGATCAGAAGAAGCCTCCGGCTCAGCTTGGCCCTTCTCGGCCGCCGGCTTCACAGGAGCCGGCGTGGGACCCGGCGGCGCAGCCTTGGTTCCGGCGCCGAGGTTTAGCTGCCCCGAAAACCTCAGCTTCTCGCCGTACCTTCTGGAGACCCGAACGTAGAGAGGCTTAACCTTCTTCAAGTACTTGTGCATTACGTCCTTTGAGAAGCGCTTCTCGTCAGAAGCCGACTCTTCCACGCTGGCCTGCTTATTCTGCGCCTTGTTGTTCCCGGAAGCGCTTCTCGAGCTGTCTCTGGTGAACAGGGACACGATCGGAACCTCCTCCACCTTGAACTTCACAGTGAAAGACTTGCTCTGCGGCTGTTCTTGCTTTTGTTGCGTTTCTTGTTGTTGCTGTTTCTGTTGTTGCGGTTTGGGAGCAGTGCTGGCAACGGACCCATTTGTTGGCTCTGTTTTCTGGCCGGCTGCATTTGCAGTTGTTTTCGATTTCTTGAGGCCCAGCATGGAGACGCGGAACTTGGTGGCGGATTTCAACAACGAGACAGGGAATAACTGCGGCTGTTTGGAGTTGGGTTCGGAGGGGTTGAAAACAAGCGAGGAAGGCTCAATCGGCACGAGCCTTCCCTTGAAAAACAGGTCATCGGAAGGAGACAAAGACAGATTCGGATCCGCTCGGTCGTTGCTGGAACCAGAGGAAAGCGTGAAGTTGaactctctctcctcttcttcttcttcttcctcttcttcatcgCTTTCGTTCTCGCAGTTGGTTCCCTCCTGTTCTCTGTTCTGGGTTTCGTCTCCACCTTCCGCATCGTCTTCTTCGTCAGGAACAGCGAACTCCAAGTCGAAGAACGGCCCATCGTCGTCGTCGTCCTCCTCGTCAGTCTCCGCCGTATTATGAGTCACCGCGGCGACGATTGTTGTCGCACCGGCAGTTCTCGCGGAGTCTCCGCCACCTCCACCACCGCCTCCGCTATTAATACCGCCGCTACCTCTCCAGTACTTGAGCAGGCTGAAAGCTTCCATGGTAGGGAGAGCCAGTATACAAGTGGGGGAAATAGAATCAGCTACTTGCTTTTTAGAAGAGAAAGAGGGAATGGGAACAGTGAAAGGTAAGGAGGGAAAAGGAGGGTTTACGACGGGGTTAGCTATAATGGGTTTGCAGGAGAGGTACTGAAACTTTGGGGTGGCAGAGTGAACAGAGTGGGTAAAGCTTttaccagagagagagagagagagagagagagagaggtggagcGATTTCTTGCTTTTTGGTTTTGTCTGTTTCGTAGAGGTAATTGCAGGGCTCATGTGAGACCAGTCCTCGGGTCAGATATAGAGACAGAGATAGTCAGAGTAATAAGAGAGATATCATAGATATACGAATACGAGTACGTACGGCTTATTGAAATACGTTTCTACTTTTTTACACCACCCAATTgctcctcctttttctttttcttttttactgataataaatacaaaatca contains:
- the LOC133854980 gene encoding probable membrane-associated kinase regulator 2, with product MSPAITSTKQTKPKSKKSLHLSLSLSLSLSGKSFTHSVHSATPKFQYLSCKPIIANPVVNPPFPSLPFTVPIPSFSSKKQVADSISPTCILALPTMEAFSLLKYWRGSGGINSGGGGGGGGDSARTAGATTIVAAVTHNTAETDEEDDDDDGPFFDLEFAVPDEEDDAEGGDETQNREQEGTNCENESDEEEEEEEEEEREFNFTLSSGSSNDRADPNLSLSPSDDLFFKGRLVPIEPSSLVFNPSEPNSKQPQLFPVSLLKSATKFRVSMLGLKKSKTTANAAGQKTEPTNGSVASTAPKPQQQKQQQQETQQKQEQPQSKSFTVKFKVEEVPIVSLFTRDSSRSASGNNKAQNKQASVEESASDEKRFSKDVMHKYLKKVKPLYVRVSRRYGEKLRFSGQLNLGAGTKAAPPGPTPAPVKPAAEKGQAEPEASSDQGLANNVKISQKLRVVCKHLGKSRSASSAAVAAAPTGPIASKRRDDSLLQQQDGIQSAILHCKRSFNASRDSESSLLSRSVSDPSHEK